The following proteins are encoded in a genomic region of Acidobacteriota bacterium:
- a CDS encoding GWxTD domain-containing protein, which produces MKRSISALALLALLVSAAGPALAALDKYKDWEKSPEYQYLTTDAEKKDWKKVASDEEAEKFIALFWARRDPDIKTPRNEFRERFDALVKLADERFAVGKKRGALTERGRLVILVGPPKEIAAKATSSADTPFAGTGGAGGVSGTGGGASMLYTWVYDKAHLPAWADVQSQEIKFIVDVGLGTESLLDMSPARRFENKAVQMSIVNPDLKEVPVYKTREQAEAEQKAAVEAAKGPALAPASRTAIDGLPKEPFGALALLSLAYRDGATRLSVQLYAPAGAVGTGEGVRLAIVARAADGSEAARVDEDAKLLKTRSDFFADRALRVLPGDYDVAAVLLDASGKVLVSGRRPITVPALPTEFSASALVVAVNDFPTDAPAADDPFTFSSRRFVVKGDGKLDPADGLSYAVRVYNPPVDPVSRTLTLKRTIKLKPKGQPPIDVPTPPEEPQKVPPSQEGGALVLDLAGGVIESNLGQYLKPNDYELRVTILDTVTQKKLDLVAPFTVVGSAAPAPAPAPAPKKKG; this is translated from the coding sequence ATGAAGCGATCGATCTCCGCCCTCGCCCTCCTCGCTCTCCTCGTCTCGGCTGCCGGGCCTGCGCTGGCCGCGCTCGACAAGTACAAGGACTGGGAGAAATCGCCCGAGTACCAGTACCTCACGACGGACGCCGAGAAGAAGGACTGGAAGAAGGTCGCGTCCGACGAAGAGGCCGAGAAGTTCATCGCGCTGTTCTGGGCGCGGCGCGACCCGGACATCAAGACGCCGCGCAACGAGTTCCGCGAGCGCTTCGACGCGCTCGTGAAGCTCGCCGACGAGCGCTTCGCGGTCGGCAAGAAGCGCGGCGCCCTGACCGAGCGCGGCAGGCTGGTCATCCTCGTCGGCCCCCCGAAGGAGATCGCGGCGAAGGCGACGTCTTCCGCGGACACGCCGTTCGCCGGCACGGGAGGCGCCGGCGGCGTGTCGGGCACGGGCGGCGGCGCGTCGATGCTGTACACGTGGGTCTACGACAAGGCGCACCTGCCGGCGTGGGCCGACGTCCAGTCCCAGGAGATCAAGTTCATCGTCGACGTCGGCCTCGGGACCGAGTCGCTCCTCGACATGTCGCCGGCGAGGCGTTTCGAGAACAAGGCCGTGCAGATGTCGATCGTGAACCCGGACCTCAAGGAGGTTCCCGTCTACAAGACGCGCGAGCAGGCCGAGGCCGAGCAGAAGGCCGCCGTCGAGGCCGCCAAGGGCCCGGCCCTCGCTCCGGCGTCGCGCACCGCGATCGACGGCCTCCCGAAGGAGCCGTTCGGCGCTCTCGCCCTCCTCTCGCTCGCCTATCGCGACGGGGCGACGCGCCTCAGCGTCCAGCTCTACGCGCCGGCGGGCGCGGTCGGGACGGGCGAAGGTGTGCGCCTCGCGATCGTCGCGCGCGCCGCCGACGGGAGCGAGGCCGCCCGCGTCGACGAGGACGCGAAGCTCCTGAAGACCCGTTCCGACTTCTTCGCCGACCGCGCGCTGCGCGTCCTCCCCGGCGACTACGACGTCGCCGCTGTTCTTCTCGACGCCTCCGGCAAGGTCCTCGTGTCGGGGCGCCGGCCGATCACGGTCCCCGCGCTCCCGACGGAGTTCTCGGCCTCGGCCCTCGTGGTCGCCGTGAACGACTTCCCGACCGACGCGCCGGCGGCCGACGATCCGTTCACGTTCTCGTCCCGCCGCTTCGTCGTCAAGGGCGACGGCAAGCTGGATCCCGCCGACGGCCTCTCGTACGCGGTTCGCGTCTACAACCCCCCGGTGGACCCGGTGTCGCGCACGCTCACGCTCAAGCGCACGATCAAGCTCAAGCCGAAGGGCCAGCCGCCGATCGACGTGCCGACCCCGCCGGAGGAGCCGCAGAAGGTTCCCCCGTCGCAGGAGGGCGGCGCGCTCGTTCTCGACCTCGCCGGCGGCGTCATCGAGTCGAACCTCGGGCAGTACCTCAAGCCGAACGACTACGAGCTGCGCGTCACGATTCTCGACACGGTCACGCAGAAGAAGCTCGACCTCGTCGCGCCGTTCACGGTGGTGGGAAGCGCGGCCCCGGCTCCGGCGCCCGCGCCAGCGCCCAAGAAGAAGGGCTGA
- a CDS encoding VWA domain-containing protein has product MTPSVRFRRSGAAVLAAALAVVAAAQQPEPPSLLREGVRAAVDVTVMDLDVVATGKGGEPVTDLSKGEITVIVDGIPHAPDYFARIDAGQVHGPDLANASPDVVLETTRAGDTRWVPRQFLAFFDDEHLMPFERKRVIEGLRDFVTRLTPSDSMALLAYNISTRVFVPFTSSKEDLLLGLSKLEKLPPRGLYWDTQYRQAIREARRYSPVSIQGQAARDSIVRTWGAQAWARDKGTLDEFRRTVDALAARSGKRVLLYVSHGMELRPGQSFAQALGGTALNQFDYDVLPQYRAVLESANRAGITLHAIDALGLVAGGDASESDPPAIDPFLANSNRREILAGFADETGGVLVENRNVFAPSLDRIYRESGSYYSVGVTLASLNAKKPTHDVKLRTTRPGVTLRTRRGFAPLTAAQAARDRLELALITPDAAGDFAVAVRTDAPRKGGGMGRRLVPFAVVVPVSALTFLDEGGKKKAVVEIGLAAVEDTGARSAPVTQRQEIVVTPEILAASGREPFVYRGEFKSGTGNMRFVATVRDVASNRVGVGTTSVRVE; this is encoded by the coding sequence CGTCCTCGCCGCCGCGCTCGCCGTGGTCGCCGCCGCCCAGCAGCCCGAGCCCCCGTCCCTTCTCCGCGAGGGCGTCCGCGCGGCCGTGGACGTCACGGTGATGGACCTCGACGTCGTCGCGACCGGCAAGGGCGGCGAACCCGTGACGGACCTCTCGAAGGGCGAGATCACGGTCATCGTGGACGGCATCCCGCACGCGCCCGACTATTTCGCCCGCATCGACGCCGGGCAGGTCCACGGCCCGGATCTCGCGAACGCGTCGCCCGACGTCGTCCTCGAGACGACGCGCGCCGGCGACACGCGCTGGGTCCCCCGCCAGTTCCTCGCCTTCTTCGACGACGAGCACCTGATGCCGTTCGAGAGGAAGCGCGTCATCGAGGGGCTGCGCGACTTCGTCACGCGCCTCACGCCGTCCGACTCGATGGCGCTTCTCGCGTACAACATCTCGACCCGCGTCTTCGTGCCCTTCACGAGCTCGAAGGAGGATCTCCTCCTCGGCCTCTCGAAGCTCGAAAAGCTCCCCCCGCGCGGGCTCTACTGGGACACGCAGTATCGCCAGGCGATCCGGGAAGCCCGGCGCTACTCCCCGGTTTCGATCCAGGGGCAGGCCGCGCGCGACTCCATCGTGCGGACCTGGGGGGCGCAGGCGTGGGCGCGCGACAAGGGCACGCTCGACGAGTTCCGCCGGACCGTCGACGCGCTCGCGGCGCGCTCGGGAAAGCGCGTTCTCCTCTACGTGTCGCACGGCATGGAGCTGCGCCCGGGCCAGAGCTTCGCGCAGGCCCTCGGCGGGACCGCCCTGAACCAGTTCGACTACGACGTCCTGCCCCAGTACCGGGCCGTCCTCGAGTCCGCGAACCGCGCCGGGATCACGCTCCACGCGATCGACGCGCTCGGACTCGTGGCGGGCGGCGACGCCTCCGAGTCCGACCCGCCCGCGATCGACCCCTTCCTCGCGAACTCGAACCGGCGCGAGATCCTCGCGGGCTTCGCGGACGAGACGGGTGGGGTCCTCGTCGAGAACCGGAACGTCTTCGCGCCCTCGCTCGACCGCATCTACCGCGAATCCGGGAGCTACTACTCCGTCGGCGTCACCCTCGCGTCCCTCAACGCGAAGAAGCCCACGCACGACGTGAAGCTCCGGACGACGCGCCCCGGCGTGACCCTTCGGACGCGCCGCGGCTTCGCGCCGCTGACGGCCGCACAGGCCGCACGCGACCGGCTCGAACTGGCGCTCATCACCCCCGACGCGGCCGGCGACTTCGCGGTGGCGGTCCGGACGGACGCGCCCAGGAAGGGCGGCGGCATGGGGCGCCGCCTCGTCCCGTTCGCGGTCGTCGTCCCCGTCTCGGCGCTCACGTTCCTCGACGAAGGCGGTAAGAAGAAGGCCGTCGTCGAGATCGGCCTCGCGGCGGTCGAGGACACCGGAGCGCGCTCGGCGCCCGTCACCCAGCGGCAGGAGATCGTCGTGACGCCCGAGATCCTCGCGGCCTCCGGGAGGGAACCCTTCGTCTACCGCGGCGAGTTCAAGTCGGGAACCGGCAACATGCGGTTCGTGGCGACCGTGCGGGACGTCGCCTCGAACCGCGTCGGGGTCGGAACGACAAGCGTTCGAGTCGAGTAG